From one Deinococcus sp. NW-56 genomic stretch:
- a CDS encoding IS630 family transposase (programmed frameshift), protein MPPWRPSRLTRSQLEERRLAAQPALNDPRRTTRDLADQFGVAEVTIRAWRARLRRNGEEALRASRATGRPEKLTAAQQEEIGLILDGDARSHGFDTSGWTTPKIRHVIGVTYGIWLDRAHLSRKLKRWGFSYQRPAGRAVERNEDDIATWVRSTVRRWEKKVTEGATLVFLDESGFSLKTTKVRAWGRCGQTPIIPTRLRWEHLSVIGAITTGGQFLHHTHRGAVRSPQVVDFLEHVLRHVAGEVVVVLDRAMIHRSKAVQAFVLLHERLSLVYLPPYAPELNPIELIWADLKRNVVGNFCATSVTALKKRLTVGWQRIRRKGLPLAFIRGTPFSASLLT, encoded by the exons GTGCCTCCCTGGCGGCCCAGCCGCCTCACCCGCAGTCAACTGGAAGAACGACGGCTCGCCGCTCAACCCGCCCTGAATGACCCTCGTCGCACAACCCGCGATCTGGCAGACCAGTTCGGCGTCGCTGAAGTCACCATCCGCGCTTGGCGAGCCCGGCTCAGACGGAACGGCGAGGAAGCGCTGCGCGCTTCCCGCGCCACCGGCCGACCCGAAAAGCTCACCGCCGCACAGCAGGAGGAGATCGGCCTGATCCTCGATGGTGATGCCCGATCACATGGCTTCGACACCAGCGGGTGGACCACACCGAAAATCCGGCATGTCATCGGCGTGACGTACGGCATCTGGCTCGATCGCGCGCACCTTTCCCGGAAACTGAAACGCTGGGGGTTCTCGTATCAGCGGCCCGCGGGGCGGGCCGTGGAGCGCAACGAAGACGACATCGCCACCTGGGTCCGC TCCACCGTGAGGCGCTGGGAAAAAAAAGTCACTGAGGGCGCCACGCTGGTGTTCTTGGATGAGAGCGGCTTCAGTCTGAAAACGACGAAGGTCCGTGCCTGGGGCCGGTGTGGACAGACCCCCATCATCCCGACCAGACTTCGCTGGGAGCACCTGTCCGTGATCGGTGCCATCACCACGGGCGGACAGTTTCTGCACCACACGCACCGCGGCGCGGTGCGTTCACCGCAGGTCGTGGACTTTCTCGAGCATGTCTTGCGTCACGTGGCCGGCGAAGTCGTGGTGGTGCTGGACCGGGCCATGATCCATCGATCGAAGGCCGTCCAGGCGTTCGTGCTCCTGCACGAACGCCTCTCTCTGGTCTACCTGCCGCCCTATGCGCCGGAACTGAATCCGATTGAGTTGATCTGGGCGGATCTCAAGCGGAACGTGGTGGGGAACTTCTGCGCAACATCGGTGACAGCGTTGAAGAAGCGATTGACAGTCGGGTGGCAGCGCATTCGGCGCAAAGGTTTGCCACTCGCCTTCATCCGAGGGACGCCCTTCTCGGCATCGTTACTAACTTAA
- a CDS encoding type II toxin-antitoxin system VapC family toxin, with translation MTLGTPILLDTNVLSETAKKRPDPTVTAYLADLDFTQTFIGAASVAEIERGIHLLRGREPVRAQRLQTWLEAYVLPRFGERVLPFDLNVAREWGRLMGTEAARRQPPPLLDSLLAATASAHRLTLVTRNTADFLAFPVAVYNPWNHPHPSPTPPEHP, from the coding sequence GTGACCCTGGGTACACCCATCTTGCTGGACACCAACGTCCTCAGTGAAACAGCCAAAAAGCGGCCCGACCCTACCGTCACTGCGTACCTGGCCGACCTCGACTTCACGCAGACCTTTATCGGTGCCGCTTCTGTGGCGGAGATAGAGCGGGGCATCCATCTGCTGCGCGGGCGGGAACCTGTCCGGGCACAGCGGCTGCAAACCTGGCTGGAAGCGTATGTGCTGCCCCGCTTTGGCGAGCGCGTGCTGCCCTTTGACCTGAATGTCGCCCGCGAGTGGGGCCGCTTGATGGGTACCGAAGCGGCCCGCCGGCAGCCGCCCCCCCTGCTCGACTCGCTGCTCGCTGCCACCGCCTCGGCCCACCGCCTGACTCTGGTGACCCGCAACACCGCCGACTTCCTGGCCTTTCCCGTCGCCGTCTACAACCCGTGGAACCACCCGCATCCATCCCCCACGCCGCCGGAGCACCCATGA
- a CDS encoding IS701 family transposase → MARSLPRWTRHFPTWFAPFLVHFRHRAQRTWAPLYVRGLCSTVHRKSMQPLAAVVAPGKEDHLQQFITDSPWLTEPLETLLAQRAQQMLGGKDAVLIIDDTCLTKFGTKSVGVARQYSGQVGKITPCQCLVSLTLAQHDLPVPLALRLFLPQEWTNDPARLRAAGVPLEHQPPQTKCELALKELDRVRPHVTFGMVLADAGYGVNARFRQALTERGLLWSVGITRTQTVYPRDVRLIPIPRIFRGRKPTHPTPSEDRLSVEEVLAGAAWQHLVWRHGTKGPLSGRFAAEYVRLADGEEYARSQHLPGQAAWIIGEQRRGEERKYYVCNLPPDTPLSRLVEVTKRRWACELSHRELKDEVGLDHFEGRSWQGLHHHAVLCMVALTFLQWLRLTQPDDLRGDTIPAIRAEVAGDLPLPPPCRRCHTCTALFSGP, encoded by the coding sequence ATGGCTCGTTCTCTGCCTCGCTGGACCCGACATTTCCCTACCTGGTTTGCGCCCTTTCTGGTGCATTTTCGCCACCGAGCCCAGCGGACCTGGGCGCCTCTGTACGTCCGTGGATTGTGCAGCACGGTCCACCGAAAAAGCATGCAGCCCTTGGCTGCCGTCGTGGCGCCCGGGAAAGAGGACCATCTCCAGCAGTTCATCACCGACAGCCCCTGGCTGACCGAACCCCTGGAAACCCTGCTCGCTCAGCGGGCTCAGCAGATGCTGGGTGGCAAAGACGCCGTGCTGATCATCGACGACACCTGCTTGACAAAGTTCGGCACCAAGTCTGTCGGCGTCGCCCGTCAGTATTCCGGGCAGGTCGGGAAGATCACCCCCTGTCAATGCCTCGTCTCCCTGACGTTGGCCCAGCACGACTTGCCGGTTCCGCTCGCCCTACGGCTCTTCTTGCCACAGGAGTGGACCAACGATCCCGCTCGGCTCAGGGCGGCTGGTGTTCCGTTGGAACACCAGCCGCCACAGACCAAGTGCGAACTGGCGCTGAAAGAGTTGGACCGGGTGCGTCCACACGTCACCTTCGGCATGGTTCTGGCGGATGCGGGGTACGGCGTGAACGCCCGGTTCCGGCAGGCACTCACCGAGCGAGGACTGCTGTGGTCGGTCGGCATCACCCGCACGCAGACGGTCTATCCCAGGGACGTTCGCTTGATCCCCATCCCTCGGATCTTCCGGGGCAGGAAACCGACGCACCCAACCCCATCCGAGGACCGACTGTCGGTAGAAGAAGTGCTGGCGGGTGCTGCATGGCAGCACCTGGTATGGCGACATGGAACCAAAGGCCCGCTCTCCGGACGCTTCGCGGCTGAATACGTTCGCCTGGCAGACGGGGAGGAGTACGCTCGCAGTCAACATCTGCCGGGTCAAGCCGCCTGGATCATCGGAGAACAGCGACGAGGTGAGGAGCGCAAATACTACGTCTGCAATCTGCCCCCTGACACGCCGTTGTCGCGGTTGGTGGAAGTCACCAAGCGCCGCTGGGCGTGTGAGCTGAGCCACCGGGAGCTGAAGGACGAAGTCGGGCTGGACCACTTCGAGGGCCGGTCCTGGCAAGGTCTGCATCACCACGCCGTGCTGTGTATGGTGGCCCTGACCTTCCTGCAATGGCTTCGCCTCACCCAGCCCGACGACCTCAGAGGCGACACCATTCCGGCCATTCGAGCGGAGGTGGCAGGGGACTTGCCCCTGCCACCTCCTTGCCGCCGATGTCACACCTGCACCGCCTTATTCAGCGGCCCCTGA
- a CDS encoding transposase encodes MSTSQILGERVRILADEFLAVPTTSYQQRSLEAALSMFLDTATKTALHRAELVSKSALSRLLNEYPWDTAQGWAILQRAQWDALLVAARRKHRPLLRLSVDLTSIEKKGSTLPFVRVYNEVHGIHLVVLFAEYGAVKFPVGYRVYRGKGTATPVTLARELLRTVPDAIRRRFRIRVLADSGFESAVFLDEVRQLGFEFVVGVRSTRRTMHPGEVTVADCPHGGYIELKNWPHDPLVLGRVDRGDRVFHAVSSELMEGDEVVAEGAKRWSEESFFKEGKHQFGLAQFALRTAVGLDRWVLLVFLAWTLAILHRETGMTLEACAALALMTVMPDVHLNRLLLTFSRNSEFLRQHGYSLRYARCNS; translated from the coding sequence GTGTCTACGTCACAGATTCTGGGGGAGCGCGTCCGCATTCTGGCAGATGAGTTCCTGGCCGTTCCAACCACGTCCTACCAACAGCGCAGCCTGGAGGCTGCGCTGTCGATGTTCCTGGACACTGCCACCAAAACGGCGTTGCACCGCGCTGAGTTGGTCAGCAAAAGTGCGCTGAGCCGCCTCCTGAACGAGTACCCCTGGGATACGGCACAGGGTTGGGCCATCTTGCAGCGCGCCCAGTGGGACGCGCTGCTTGTCGCGGCCCGACGAAAACACCGCCCACTCCTGCGGCTGAGTGTCGACCTGACCAGCATCGAAAAAAAGGGCAGCACGCTGCCCTTCGTTCGCGTCTATAACGAGGTTCACGGCATCCATCTGGTCGTGTTGTTCGCCGAATACGGAGCGGTGAAGTTTCCCGTGGGGTACCGGGTCTACCGGGGCAAGGGGACAGCGACCCCAGTGACTCTGGCACGAGAACTTCTGCGAACCGTCCCAGACGCGATCCGTCGTCGATTCCGGATTCGCGTGTTAGCAGACAGCGGATTCGAATCCGCTGTCTTCCTGGATGAAGTCAGGCAGCTGGGCTTCGAGTTTGTGGTGGGCGTTCGGTCAACCCGGCGGACGATGCACCCAGGCGAGGTCACGGTGGCTGACTGTCCGCATGGAGGCTACATCGAATTGAAGAACTGGCCGCATGACCCGCTGGTGCTGGGTCGCGTCGACCGTGGAGACCGGGTGTTTCACGCGGTTTCTTCGGAACTGATGGAAGGCGACGAGGTGGTCGCCGAGGGGGCAAAGCGGTGGAGTGAGGAATCGTTCTTCAAGGAGGGCAAGCACCAGTTTGGTCTGGCGCAGTTCGCATTGCGAACTGCTGTGGGCCTGGATCGCTGGGTCCTGCTGGTGTTCCTGGCCTGGACACTGGCCATCCTGCACCGAGAGACCGGGATGACCCTGGAGGCGTGTGCTGCTCTGGCACTGATGACGGTCATGCCAGACGTTCATTTGAACCGCCTGCTCCTGACGTTCAGCAGAAACTCGGAATTTCTCCGCCAGCACGGCTATTCACTGCGCTATGCGAGGTGCAACTCCTGA
- a CDS encoding DUF1156 domain-containing protein gives MTTLPDSTTSARPQDLRDAPALIEKYLPVAKLSAESYKERKAGSGQTLTGLGKWWGRKPLILVRATLLGLLLPQTDDPKKDAEVFLKLLTMDDAGLERRRSKPIPPARVLEVLETLPEDQARPYAIRRPDGRLGLKPLERGTKEALQALAFRHLPYAEKLAYADRPEHLSGPDKKAWEDINAHLGTHAANLSELVEELGLRRFGHRPRVGDAFAGGGSIPFEAARIGADAYASDLNPVAGLLTWAALNLVGGGPDVAERVQKAQREVFRAVDEQITVWGIEHNEQGWRADAYLYCVEVRDPESGYMVPLAPSWVISEKYGVVAELVPDHASKRYDIRIIENASSVQLKRAKEGGTVKLRSCTCITTGKRSQPRKSGSVYVTDSGGARPHSGR, from the coding sequence ATGACCACCCTGCCTGATTCCACCACCTCGGCACGCCCACAAGACCTGCGGGACGCGCCTGCCCTGATCGAGAAGTACCTGCCCGTCGCCAAGCTGAGCGCCGAGAGCTACAAGGAGCGCAAGGCCGGCAGCGGCCAGACCCTCACCGGCCTGGGCAAGTGGTGGGGCCGCAAGCCGCTGATCCTGGTGCGGGCCACGCTGCTGGGGCTGCTGCTGCCGCAGACGGACGACCCGAAAAAGGACGCTGAGGTCTTCCTGAAGCTGCTGACGATGGACGACGCGGGGCTGGAGCGGCGCCGGAGCAAGCCCATCCCACCCGCGCGGGTTCTGGAGGTTCTGGAGACGCTGCCCGAGGATCAGGCCCGGCCCTACGCGATAAGACGGCCGGACGGCAGGCTGGGCTTGAAGCCGCTGGAACGGGGAACGAAGGAAGCGCTGCAAGCTCTGGCCTTCCGCCATCTGCCCTACGCCGAGAAGCTGGCCTACGCCGACCGCCCGGAGCACCTGAGTGGCCCGGACAAGAAAGCCTGGGAGGACATCAACGCGCACCTGGGCACGCACGCCGCCAACTTGTCCGAACTGGTGGAGGAACTTGGCCTGCGCCGCTTCGGGCACCGTCCGCGCGTGGGGGATGCCTTCGCGGGAGGGGGCAGCATCCCCTTCGAGGCCGCCCGGATTGGGGCCGATGCCTACGCCAGCGACCTGAACCCGGTGGCGGGCCTGCTGACCTGGGCCGCGCTGAACCTGGTGGGCGGCGGGCCGGACGTGGCCGAGCGGGTGCAGAAGGCGCAGCGGGAGGTTTTCCGGGCGGTGGACGAGCAGATCACTGTCTGGGGCATCGAGCACAACGAGCAGGGTTGGCGGGCCGACGCCTACCTGTACTGCGTGGAGGTGCGCGACCCGGAAAGCGGGTACATGGTGCCCCTCGCGCCAAGTTGGGTAATTAGCGAGAAGTACGGAGTTGTTGCTGAATTGGTGCCTGACCATGCGAGCAAGCGGTACGACATTCGGATCATCGAGAACGCGAGTTCAGTTCAACTTAAGCGGGCCAAAGAAGGTGGCACTGTTAAGCTCAGGAGTTGCACCTGCATAACGACGGGGAAGCGCTCCCAGCCGAGAAAATCTGGGAGTGTCTACGTCACAGATTCTGGGGGAGCGCGTCCGCATTCTGGCAGATGA
- a CDS encoding type II toxin-antitoxin system Phd/YefM family antitoxin gives MTRTWKLEEAKTHLSQLVRDAEHEPQVITRHGKPVAVVSAVKEGGLPEQQQPGIEQPGKVAARGPSALDALRGDFDFSDMPEEDWLERDRRTDLRELEL, from the coding sequence ATGACCAGAACGTGGAAGTTGGAAGAAGCCAAGACGCACCTGTCCCAACTGGTGCGCGACGCCGAGCATGAGCCTCAGGTCATTACGCGGCACGGCAAGCCTGTGGCGGTAGTCAGTGCCGTGAAGGAGGGCGGCCTGCCGGAACAGCAACAGCCGGGCATAGAACAGCCAGGCAAGGTGGCGGCGCGGGGGCCGAGCGCTCTGGACGCCCTGCGCGGCGACTTTGACTTTAGCGACATGCCCGAAGAGGACTGGCTGGAGCGCGACCGGCGAACCGACCTGCGCGAGCTGGAGCTGTGA
- a CDS encoding DUF3780 domain-containing protein: protein MTAKVPSPRKKPAVKSQAGNFGVVDLAGPHFRVDIPRGKAAEVEIGDLIPDEHGQMVQELRVRLTRLRWDTLAERVETQLNLRLRQEGAPPGAWRSGINLVRRDLGKELTLLCWAVEEADPGTIDLALSNWLGLEPEERWWLYTQTAAATGDALTGRGRGWRKAVQYALTDNPLATERPRQSRRTPGFFQEAAKRGPGLFDTGED, encoded by the coding sequence GTGACTGCGAAGGTCCCCTCCCCCCGCAAGAAGCCTGCCGTGAAGTCCCAGGCTGGCAACTTCGGAGTGGTGGACCTGGCTGGGCCTCACTTCCGCGTGGACATCCCACGGGGCAAGGCGGCCGAGGTCGAGATCGGCGACCTGATCCCCGACGAACACGGACAGATGGTGCAGGAGCTTCGGGTCCGCCTGACTCGCCTGCGCTGGGACACGTTGGCCGAGCGTGTCGAGACCCAGCTCAACCTGCGCCTGCGGCAAGAGGGTGCCCCGCCCGGCGCGTGGCGCAGTGGGATCAACCTCGTGCGGCGTGACCTGGGCAAAGAACTCACCCTGCTGTGCTGGGCCGTCGAGGAGGCCGATCCGGGCACCATCGACCTCGCCCTGAGCAATTGGCTGGGGCTGGAGCCGGAGGAGCGCTGGTGGCTCTATACCCAGACGGCGGCGGCCACTGGGGACGCCCTGACCGGCCGTGGGCGAGGCTGGCGCAAGGCGGTGCAGTACGCCCTGACCGACAACCCGCTCGCCACCGAGCGTCCACGCCAGAGCCGCCGCACGCCCGGCTTCTTCCAGGAAGCGGCCAAGCGGGGGCCGGGCCTGTTCGATACCGGCGAGGACTGA
- a CDS encoding transposase yields MLGGTGGVLTGGDTCLTKFGSKSAGVPRQYSGQVGKMTRLQRLVS; encoded by the coding sequence ATGCTCGGCGGTACGGGCGGCGTGCTGACCGGCGGCGACACGTGCTTGACAAAATTCGGCAGCAAGTCTGCTGGCGTCCCACGTCAATATTCTGGGCAGGTCGGGAAGATGACCCGCTTGCAACGCCTCGTCTCCTGA
- a CDS encoding IS3 family transposase (programmed frameshift): MKGKRYTEQQILDILGQLEAGTPLSDLTRLHGVAMTTIYRWKAKYGGMTKDETRKFRQLEAENQRLKKLVADLSLDNAMLKEVGGAKVVTPGTSSQAQTPLKKQMVTLLRDSFAVSERRACRVLGFSRTTQRRNSPKREKDQRLVERLRTLARERPRFGYRRIHLMLGREGETVNHKRVYRIYRAEGLAVRKKERRKLSVGERQQKPAVSAPNQRWSLDFMSDQLASGQRFRVLNVVDDFTRECLVMHVGTSITGHDVVRALEAVVRFRGAPQSITTDNGPEFAGKGLDLWTHGRGITHTFIRPGKPVENAYIESFNGRVRDECLNLHWFQSLDQARLILSAWRQDYNAVRPHTSLGGRTPNEFARLEQAG, translated from the exons ATGAAAGGCAAACGGTACACCGAACAACAGATCCTGGACATCCTCGGGCAGCTTGAGGCAGGCACGCCGCTGAGCGATCTGACGCGACTCCATGGAGTCGCGATGACGACCATCTACCGCTGGAAAGCCAAATACGGTGGGATGACCAAAGACGAGACCCGCAAGTTTCGCCAGTTGGAAGCAGAAAACCAGCGCCTGAAGAAGTTGGTAGCGGATCTGTCGCTCGACAACGCCATGCTGAAGGAGGTGG GTGGGGCGAAAGTGGTGACGCCTGGGACGTCGTCCCAGGCGCAGACGCCCCTCAAAAAGCAGATGGTGACCCTGCTGCGGGATTCTTTTGCGGTCAGCGAACGTCGGGCCTGCCGGGTGCTGGGCTTTTCCCGGACCACGCAAAGACGGAACAGCCCCAAAAGGGAAAAAGACCAACGCCTGGTCGAGCGTCTCCGCACACTGGCCCGAGAGCGACCTCGGTTCGGGTACCGGCGGATTCACCTGATGCTGGGTCGAGAGGGCGAGACCGTCAACCACAAGCGCGTCTACCGGATCTACCGGGCTGAAGGGCTGGCCGTTCGAAAGAAGGAGCGCCGCAAGCTCAGTGTAGGAGAGCGACAGCAGAAACCTGCGGTTTCTGCGCCCAATCAGCGGTGGAGCCTCGACTTCATGTCGGACCAGCTGGCCTCCGGGCAGCGGTTTCGGGTCCTGAACGTCGTGGATGACTTCACCCGGGAGTGCCTGGTGATGCACGTCGGGACCTCCATCACCGGGCATGACGTCGTCCGCGCTCTGGAAGCGGTGGTCCGCTTCCGGGGGGCACCGCAGTCGATCACCACCGACAATGGCCCAGAGTTCGCGGGCAAGGGCCTGGATCTCTGGACCCATGGGCGTGGCATCACGCACACCTTCATCCGGCCGGGGAAGCCCGTCGAGAACGCTTACATCGAGAGTTTCAACGGCCGTGTCCGGGACGAGTGTCTGAATCTGCACTGGTTCCAAAGCTTGGATCAGGCACGCCTGATCCTCTCTGCCTGGCGCCAGGACTACAACGCCGTCAGGCCGCATACCTCGCTCGGTGGACGGACCCCGAACGAATTCGCCCGCCTCGAACAGGCGGGCTGA
- a CDS encoding DUF499 domain-containing protein, producing MNISLSSLVTPRPSVFDVQRRDTVLDLIDLTENRIDPHDFFRENYVTEGMRDLLEQGFKRLEGKNDVGVFLLKQAMGGGKTHNLLTFGLLARHPGVRDEALTGMYQPDRKLGPVKVVAFSGRQSDAPFGIWGAIAEGLGKKDHFKDYYSPLRAPGQQAWESLLAGETALILLDELPPYFDNAESVAIGNSNLARVTATALANLFVALERPSSRRVCLVLTDLAATAYANSGEFMREALKNVEQEANRLSMPLEPVKLNSDELYEILRVRLFEELPDEAARLAVAQAYADALRDARKMGLTEEQPEAFAERVMKSYPFHPLLRDLYGRFRENPGFQQTRGLIRLMRATVADLWDPATQGSRAAERTLIGPHDVNLNDDTTRTEVAQINSNLQNAIAHDVASGGTAVAEELDTREGHRTATDAAKLLLMASLANVQNPTLGLSIAEATAALAAPGRDITRVKAILEDLATRAWYMHGNEARLYFKNVKNINAELDDRMRTLTEEHAVQELRKRLEQMFEVKTGYVYGRVAALPAVDELDVREDRPLLVVFRPHEAGLHPDLRTFYDATPWKNRVVFLTGSKSNYQQLVTAGKRLRAIDSILKGLEAERTPENNPQMVQARDLAEKALAQFQMAVRETFTTLYYPQRDGLATAEFRMEFSGNKYEGERQVEQTLRERQKFTDEVSGDVFRKKVEARLFTQSSMPWGEVKKRAASNPAWQWHKPDALDALRADMVNRDQWRDEGGYTNKGPFPQPDTDVTVQQLSRNPETGVAELRVTPVHGTTVYWDEGGEATTASRQLDGNTLSTGALKVSFLCVDKTGDHQPGPARTWTNSLTLKYRPPYQVGAERRLELQVAPKATIRYTTDGSNPRGHGAVYEGQYVVVPPGTPKVLAIAERDGVYSETLDIPVRWDKAWTVDAAKPARWTRPVDNGTTAESYKYLDRLKTYGAQLVGPRVTVVDGSRFVELNMDQDRRMEAGDLTQAVEYLRGLIGGGDVQLSGEATEFVRGQDLLDWAQDAKQDVAEQEVKQ from the coding sequence GTGAACATCTCCTTGTCTTCCCTGGTCACGCCCCGTCCGTCGGTGTTCGATGTGCAACGCCGCGACACGGTGCTCGACCTCATCGATCTGACCGAAAATCGCATCGATCCGCACGACTTCTTCCGCGAGAACTACGTTACCGAGGGGATGCGCGACCTCCTGGAGCAGGGCTTCAAAAGACTGGAGGGCAAGAACGACGTCGGCGTCTTCCTGCTGAAGCAGGCGATGGGCGGCGGCAAGACGCACAACCTGCTGACCTTCGGCCTCCTGGCCCGGCATCCGGGTGTGCGTGACGAGGCCCTGACGGGGATGTACCAGCCGGACCGCAAGCTGGGCCCGGTCAAGGTCGTCGCGTTCAGCGGCCGGCAGTCCGACGCGCCCTTCGGCATCTGGGGGGCCATCGCCGAGGGGCTGGGCAAGAAAGATCACTTCAAGGACTACTACAGCCCACTGCGGGCACCGGGCCAGCAGGCCTGGGAGAGTCTGCTGGCGGGCGAGACGGCGCTGATCCTGCTCGACGAGCTGCCGCCTTACTTCGACAACGCCGAGAGCGTCGCCATCGGCAACTCGAACCTGGCGCGGGTGACGGCCACCGCGCTGGCCAACCTCTTCGTTGCGCTGGAGCGTCCCTCCAGCCGCCGGGTGTGCCTGGTACTCACTGACCTGGCAGCCACCGCCTACGCGAACAGCGGCGAGTTCATGCGCGAAGCCCTGAAAAACGTGGAACAGGAGGCCAACCGCCTCTCCATGCCGCTGGAGCCCGTGAAGCTCAACAGCGACGAGCTGTACGAGATCCTGCGCGTGCGCCTCTTCGAGGAGCTGCCGGACGAGGCCGCCCGTCTCGCTGTCGCGCAGGCCTATGCCGATGCCCTGCGTGACGCCAGGAAGATGGGCCTCACCGAGGAGCAGCCCGAGGCGTTCGCCGAGCGGGTGATGAAGAGCTACCCGTTCCATCCACTGCTGCGCGACCTCTACGGCCGCTTCCGGGAGAACCCGGGCTTTCAGCAGACGCGTGGGCTGATTCGGCTGATGCGGGCGACTGTGGCCGACCTGTGGGATCCGGCGACGCAGGGCAGCCGGGCGGCCGAGCGCACCCTGATCGGGCCGCACGACGTCAACCTCAACGACGACACCACCCGCACTGAGGTCGCGCAGATCAACAGCAACCTCCAGAACGCCATCGCGCACGACGTGGCGAGCGGGGGAACGGCTGTGGCCGAAGAACTCGACACCCGGGAGGGCCACCGCACCGCCACCGACGCGGCCAAGCTGCTCCTGATGGCGTCCCTGGCCAACGTGCAGAACCCGACCCTGGGGCTGAGCATCGCGGAGGCGACCGCGGCCCTGGCCGCACCGGGGCGGGACATCACCCGCGTCAAGGCCATCCTGGAAGACCTGGCCACCCGCGCGTGGTACATGCACGGCAACGAGGCGCGGCTGTACTTCAAGAACGTCAAGAACATCAACGCCGAGCTCGACGACCGCATGCGCACCCTCACGGAAGAGCACGCCGTGCAGGAGCTGCGCAAGCGGTTGGAGCAGATGTTCGAGGTCAAGACCGGGTACGTCTACGGACGTGTGGCCGCCCTGCCGGCCGTGGACGAACTGGACGTGCGCGAGGACCGTCCCCTCCTGGTGGTCTTCCGCCCACACGAGGCAGGCCTGCACCCGGACCTGCGGACCTTCTACGACGCCACGCCCTGGAAGAACCGGGTCGTGTTCCTCACCGGGAGCAAGTCCAACTACCAGCAGCTCGTCACGGCGGGCAAGCGCCTGCGGGCCATCGACAGCATCCTCAAGGGCCTGGAAGCGGAGCGCACGCCCGAGAACAACCCGCAGATGGTGCAGGCCCGTGACCTCGCGGAAAAGGCCCTGGCCCAGTTCCAGATGGCGGTGCGAGAAACCTTCACCACCCTGTACTACCCGCAGCGCGACGGGCTGGCCACCGCCGAGTTCCGCATGGAGTTCAGCGGCAACAAGTACGAAGGGGAGCGTCAGGTCGAGCAGACCTTGCGCGAGCGGCAGAAGTTCACTGATGAGGTCAGCGGGGACGTCTTCCGCAAGAAGGTGGAAGCCCGCCTCTTTACCCAGTCCAGCATGCCCTGGGGCGAGGTGAAGAAGCGCGCCGCCTCCAACCCGGCGTGGCAGTGGCACAAGCCCGACGCCCTGGACGCGCTGCGCGCCGACATGGTGAACCGTGACCAGTGGCGCGACGAGGGTGGCTACACCAACAAGGGACCCTTCCCGCAGCCCGACACCGATGTCACCGTCCAGCAGCTCAGCAGGAATCCAGAAACGGGCGTCGCGGAGTTGCGGGTCACGCCGGTGCATGGGACCACCGTCTACTGGGACGAGGGCGGGGAGGCGACGACCGCCAGCCGCCAGCTCGACGGCAACACCCTGAGCACCGGGGCGCTGAAAGTCAGCTTCCTGTGTGTGGACAAGACGGGGGACCACCAGCCCGGCCCGGCCCGGACCTGGACGAACAGCCTGACCCTGAAGTACCGCCCGCCCTACCAGGTGGGAGCCGAGCGCCGCCTGGAGTTGCAAGTGGCTCCCAAGGCCACCATCCGGTACACCACCGACGGCAGCAACCCGCGTGGGCACGGCGCGGTCTACGAGGGTCAGTACGTGGTGGTCCCGCCGGGCACACCCAAGGTGCTGGCGATCGCCGAGCGCGACGGGGTCTACAGCGAGACCCTCGACATCCCGGTCCGCTGGGACAAGGCCTGGACGGTGGATGCGGCCAAGCCTGCCCGCTGGACCCGTCCTGTGGACAACGGCACCACCGCGGAGAGCTACAAGTACCTCGATCGCCTCAAGACCTACGGGGCGCAGCTTGTGGGGCCACGGGTCACGGTGGTGGACGGCAGCCGCTTCGTTGAGCTGAACATGGATCAGGACCGCCGGATGGAAGCGGGTGACCTGACCCAGGCGGTGGAGTACCTGCGTGGCCTGATCGGGGGCGGCGACGTGCAGTTGTCGGGCGAGGCCACCGAGTTCGTGCGTGGTCAGGACTTGCTGGACTGGGCGCAGGACGCCAAGCAGGATGTGGCCGAGCAGGAAGTCAAGCAGTAA